From Pseudobdellovibrio exovorus JSS, a single genomic window includes:
- a CDS encoding EamA family transporter yields the protein MRLSFNSASSKTLILCFAAVYIIWGSTYFAIVYAIQSIPPWSMSSGRFFIAGLLMLGLSLLKKEKPLSRHENIYASISGLFLIFANGIVCVAEQTVSSGIVAVIVGAMPIWIMLLGWVAFSQARPTLQKMVGSLIGLSGVVLIATDSVSTSTSSVGSSSMGMLLLMGSSFAWATGTLLQRKVTAIQSPVRFAGLQMFVGAVGAFVMAVIFEKPWQISWASVTVTSWLATLYLVVFGSMVAFTAYSWLARNVEPHLVSTYALVNPVIAVWLGWFFLKEPLSSRFFLATILVLVGLSLLLFHNHLRKVFSDLFRNVFQSVMKNPVKK from the coding sequence GTGCGCTTAAGTTTCAACTCAGCTTCTAGTAAAACACTGATTCTGTGTTTTGCCGCAGTCTATATTATCTGGGGCTCGACTTATTTTGCTATCGTGTATGCGATACAGAGCATTCCTCCGTGGAGTATGAGCAGCGGAAGATTTTTTATTGCGGGACTGTTGATGTTGGGTCTGTCGCTGCTGAAAAAAGAAAAACCACTTTCTCGTCATGAAAATATTTACGCCAGTATCAGCGGATTATTTTTAATTTTCGCTAATGGTATTGTCTGTGTGGCCGAGCAAACAGTGTCTTCAGGAATAGTGGCCGTCATTGTCGGAGCCATGCCCATTTGGATTATGCTTTTAGGTTGGGTCGCCTTTTCACAGGCGCGTCCGACTCTGCAAAAAATGGTGGGCTCACTTATCGGTCTGAGTGGTGTGGTGTTGATTGCCACAGATAGTGTTTCGACAAGCACGAGTTCCGTAGGCAGCAGCTCTATGGGCATGCTATTGCTGATGGGCTCTAGCTTTGCTTGGGCTACGGGAACGCTTTTACAACGAAAAGTCACCGCCATTCAAAGTCCTGTGCGTTTTGCAGGTCTACAAATGTTCGTTGGAGCCGTCGGTGCCTTTGTCATGGCCGTGATTTTTGAAAAACCATGGCAGATATCTTGGGCTTCCGTTACGGTGACATCATGGTTAGCCACATTGTATTTAGTGGTTTTTGGTTCGATGGTGGCGTTCACGGCTTACTCATGGCTAGCACGAAATGTAGAGCCTCACTTAGTCAGTACGTATGCTTTAGTTAATCCTGTGATCGCCGTATGGTTAGGTTGGTTCTTCTTAAAAGAGCCATTGTCGTCACGTTTCTTTTTAGCGACGATATTAGTGCTCGTTGGTCTGAGCTTGCTGTTATTTCATAACCATCTTCGCAAAGTCTTTTCTGATTTATTTCGTAATGTGTTTCAAAGTGTGATGAAAAACCCAGTTAAAAAATAA
- a CDS encoding DUF2917 domain-containing protein translates to MNKVKLFHISLNKGEKAKLPAALADKLFIECQQGAAWLTVARDPQDYIVEQNQEIQLSPKRQEVLVESMTDRLEVDIYACA, encoded by the coding sequence ATGAATAAAGTTAAGCTATTTCACATTTCACTTAACAAGGGCGAAAAGGCAAAACTGCCAGCAGCACTGGCGGATAAGCTATTCATTGAATGTCAACAAGGGGCTGCATGGCTGACAGTTGCACGTGATCCTCAGGATTACATCGTGGAACAAAATCAGGAAATTCAGCTGTCTCCGAAACGTCAGGAAGTGCTGGTTGAAAGCATGACCGACCGCTTGGAAGTGGACATCTACGCGTGCGCTTAA
- a CDS encoding Lrp/AsnC family transcriptional regulator has translation MALNELPHKSIDEIDLNILKLLSENSKLSFAELGEKVGLTAPAVHGRVKKLENNGIIKGYSLVLDYDKIGLPVTAFVRVQTGHHSCAEIGKKVRPFEEVEECHSVAGEDDLMLKVRTATPLALQHLLDKLKLDGLIIRSVSVFVLETVFERSRV, from the coding sequence ATGGCATTAAATGAACTGCCCCATAAATCAATAGATGAGATCGATCTTAATATTCTTAAGTTATTGTCGGAAAACTCTAAACTTTCTTTTGCTGAGTTAGGCGAAAAAGTCGGTCTAACGGCCCCTGCTGTCCATGGCCGTGTTAAAAAATTGGAAAATAACGGCATCATTAAAGGTTATAGCCTTGTGCTGGATTACGATAAAATAGGCTTGCCCGTCACCGCCTTTGTCCGCGTACAGACAGGCCATCATAGCTGCGCCGAAATCGGAAAAAAAGTGCGCCCGTTTGAAGAAGTGGAAGAGTGTCACTCTGTCGCCGGAGAAGATGATCTGATGTTAAAAGTACGTACGGCGACTCCGCTAGCTCTACAACATCTTCTGGATAAATTAAAGTTAGATGGCCTGATCATTCGCTCGGTTTCTGTCTTTGTTTTAGAAACTGTATTTGAACGCTCGCGGGTTTGA
- a CDS encoding SxtJ family membrane protein, with protein sequence MNQKNHSHENYERTEKVRLGSEKNFGLTFAVLFLILAIAPLLFQHPLRLWALITSAVLALISFTFPQLFKYSNRYWLKFGMLLGKIVSPVVLGLLFFLIFWPIGLLLKIFGKDVLNLKLQATASSYWIKSEEGLSTMKDQF encoded by the coding sequence GTGAACCAAAAAAACCACTCCCATGAAAACTATGAACGCACTGAAAAAGTGCGTTTGGGTTCTGAAAAAAATTTCGGACTGACCTTCGCTGTTTTGTTTTTGATCTTAGCTATCGCGCCTTTACTGTTTCAACATCCGCTGCGCCTTTGGGCTTTAATTACATCCGCTGTTTTAGCACTGATTTCTTTCACTTTCCCCCAGCTCTTCAAATACTCTAATCGCTACTGGCTGAAGTTCGGTATGCTGCTGGGAAAAATCGTTTCCCCTGTTGTTTTAGGCCTTTTGTTTTTCCTCATCTTTTGGCCTATCGGACTGCTACTAAAAATCTTCGGCAAAGATGTTTTGAATTTAAAGCTACAGGCCACAGCTTCTTCCTACTGGATTAAAAGCGAAGAGGGCCTGAGCACCATGAAAGATCAGTTTTAG
- a CDS encoding DUF5989 family protein, with protein MGFLREFGRFLMVRKKYWLFPILLAMLLVGALIVFSKGSAVAPFIYTVF; from the coding sequence ATGGGCTTTTTGCGTGAATTCGGACGTTTCTTAATGGTCAGAAAAAAGTATTGGTTGTTTCCCATTTTACTCGCCATGCTTTTAGTTGGCGCTTTAATTGTTTTTTCTAAAGGGTCCGCTGTGGCACCCTTTATCTATACGGTTTTCTAA
- a CDS encoding carbamoyltransferase, whose product MRILGLSAFYHDSSACLIEDGRIVAACQEERLTRIKHDSNFPARSLQYCLQQAGCGPQDIDHIVFYEKPFLKFERLLETYLAFAPRGFKSFCKAMPLWLNEKLFQKKLLADELQDLGFSKLQTQDILFSSHHLSHAASAFYPSPFTEALVLTMDGVGEWDTTTVYLGRGSELTKIKELHFPHSLGLLYSAFTYYCGFKVNSGEYKLMGLAPYGKPIFADIIRQHLIDVKADGSFRLNLKYFDYCTGLTMTNKAFDQLFGGVQRQSEQELKPVHMDLAASIQAVLEDVILKMTRALATEHKIENLCLAGGVALNCVANGKIHDEKIFKNIWVQPAAGDAGGALGAAQAVWYGHLKNIRHTPLSAAPKIPTASWTSADDQMQGAYLGPSFSNDEILKFLESKKIPYTFSADSVLSENVVQHLTSEKVIGWFQGRMEFGPRALGNRSIIADSRSRDMQKKLNLKIKFRESFRPFAPAVLAEDVADWFDYTEVSPYMLMVAQVRKDKLLPTQSDGLFGIDLLNQVRSEIPAITHVDNSARLQTVHQDTNPRFHDLINTFKKKTGVSVLINTSFNVRGEPIVCTPEDAYRCFMGTDMDVLVLGNYILLKENQPAGERVDYKDQFELD is encoded by the coding sequence ATGCGTATACTGGGTCTTTCTGCTTTTTATCATGACAGCAGTGCCTGCCTTATCGAAGACGGGCGTATTGTGGCCGCTTGCCAAGAAGAACGACTGACCCGCATCAAGCATGATTCCAACTTTCCTGCGCGCAGCTTGCAATACTGTCTGCAACAAGCTGGCTGCGGACCACAGGATATTGATCACATTGTTTTTTACGAAAAGCCTTTTTTAAAGTTCGAACGCCTACTCGAAACTTACTTGGCTTTCGCACCCCGAGGATTCAAATCATTCTGTAAAGCCATGCCGCTATGGCTGAATGAAAAGCTTTTTCAAAAAAAGTTGCTCGCCGATGAATTACAGGACTTGGGGTTTTCTAAATTACAAACCCAAGATATTTTATTTTCTTCCCACCACCTGAGCCATGCCGCCAGTGCGTTTTATCCGTCTCCGTTTACGGAAGCCTTAGTTTTAACTATGGACGGAGTTGGCGAATGGGACACCACCACTGTCTATTTGGGGCGTGGTTCAGAACTCACTAAAATCAAAGAGCTGCACTTCCCCCATAGTCTTGGATTACTTTATTCAGCCTTCACTTATTACTGCGGTTTTAAAGTGAACTCTGGCGAATATAAACTGATGGGACTTGCTCCTTACGGAAAGCCGATTTTTGCAGACATCATTCGCCAGCATTTGATTGATGTTAAAGCCGATGGCAGTTTTCGTCTGAATTTAAAATATTTCGATTACTGTACTGGTTTGACGATGACGAACAAAGCCTTCGATCAATTATTCGGCGGAGTTCAACGCCAATCTGAACAGGAACTCAAGCCTGTGCATATGGATTTAGCCGCTTCCATTCAAGCCGTGCTAGAAGATGTCATTTTAAAAATGACTCGCGCTTTGGCTACAGAACATAAAATCGAAAACCTCTGCCTTGCCGGAGGGGTCGCTTTAAACTGTGTCGCCAATGGAAAAATCCACGACGAAAAGATTTTTAAAAATATCTGGGTTCAACCCGCAGCTGGTGACGCCGGTGGAGCCTTAGGAGCCGCACAAGCCGTTTGGTACGGACATTTAAAAAATATACGCCATACCCCTTTGTCGGCAGCACCAAAAATACCGACAGCGTCATGGACATCTGCTGATGATCAAATGCAGGGAGCCTATTTAGGTCCTTCCTTTTCTAATGATGAAATTTTGAAATTTCTAGAGTCGAAAAAAATTCCTTACACTTTTTCTGCGGATTCTGTTTTATCTGAAAATGTCGTTCAGCATTTGACTTCAGAAAAAGTCATCGGCTGGTTCCAAGGCCGTATGGAGTTCGGGCCGCGCGCTTTAGGCAATCGCTCGATCATCGCCGATTCGCGCAGCCGCGATATGCAAAAGAAATTGAATTTAAAAATTAAATTCCGTGAGTCCTTCCGTCCTTTTGCTCCGGCGGTCTTAGCCGAAGATGTCGCCGATTGGTTCGACTATACAGAAGTGTCGCCTTATATGTTGATGGTGGCACAGGTTCGTAAAGATAAATTGCTCCCGACACAATCCGACGGCCTATTTGGAATTGATTTACTAAATCAGGTGCGTTCCGAGATTCCGGCCATTACTCATGTAGACAATTCGGCGCGATTGCAAACGGTACATCAGGACACAAATCCTAGATTTCATGATCTGATCAACACTTTTAAGAAAAAAACTGGAGTCAGTGTTTTGATCAACACCAGCTTTAATGTGCGCGGTGAACCTATTGTCTGCACACCTGAAGATGCCTATCGCTGTTTTATGGGAACCGATATGGATGTGCTGGTCTTAGGAAATTATATTCTTCTAAAAGAAAATCAACCCGCAGGGGAACGGGTTGATTATAAAGATCAATTTGAATTGGATTAG
- a CDS encoding cystathionine gamma-synthase, with protein sequence MSSVKEKMKFSTRAIHAGQQPDPSTGAIMTPVYLTSTYVQESPGVHKGWEYSRTHNPTRKAYENCIANLESGKFGFAFASGCAATTTVLHLLKQGDHVVAFDDMYGGTFRLFDKVLRHDGYEFTFTDLTKVENFEKAIQPNTKMVWLETPTNPTLKLTDIAAICKIAKQKNILVAVDNTFMSPYFQRPLELGADIVVHSATKYIGGHSDVVGGVAITNDPKIAERLGFLSNSIGAVQGAFDSFLALRSLKTLPIRMKAHAENAMKVAEYLEAHPSVEKVIYPGLKSHPQHELAKQQMHGFGGMITFFVKGGLEASKKFLESVQVFALAESLGGVESLIEHPAIMTHASVPAEQRKALGIDDSLIRLSVGIEDVGDLLADLEQAFAQLKR encoded by the coding sequence ATGTCATCTGTAAAAGAAAAAATGAAGTTTTCAACACGCGCTATCCATGCGGGACAACAACCGGACCCATCGACAGGTGCGATCATGACTCCTGTTTATTTAACATCTACGTATGTGCAAGAATCTCCGGGTGTGCATAAGGGCTGGGAATATTCGCGTACGCATAACCCGACTCGCAAGGCTTATGAAAACTGTATTGCTAATCTGGAAAGCGGTAAGTTTGGCTTCGCTTTCGCTTCCGGTTGTGCCGCGACAACAACAGTATTGCATCTGTTAAAGCAGGGTGATCATGTTGTGGCTTTTGATGATATGTACGGCGGGACTTTCCGATTATTCGATAAAGTTTTGCGCCACGATGGTTATGAGTTCACATTTACCGACTTAACTAAAGTGGAAAACTTTGAAAAAGCGATTCAGCCGAATACAAAAATGGTTTGGTTAGAAACGCCAACAAATCCGACGTTAAAGCTGACGGATATCGCGGCTATTTGCAAAATCGCCAAACAGAAAAATATTCTAGTGGCTGTAGACAACACATTTATGTCGCCTTACTTTCAGCGTCCTTTAGAATTAGGTGCAGATATCGTTGTCCACTCAGCGACGAAATACATCGGCGGCCATAGTGATGTGGTTGGTGGTGTGGCGATCACGAATGATCCTAAAATCGCCGAGCGCTTAGGATTTCTTAGTAACTCTATTGGAGCCGTTCAAGGCGCCTTTGATTCTTTCTTGGCTTTACGCAGTTTGAAAACACTTCCTATTCGCATGAAAGCTCACGCTGAAAATGCGATGAAAGTGGCGGAATACCTAGAGGCTCATCCATCAGTTGAAAAAGTCATTTACCCAGGTTTGAAATCCCATCCACAACATGAACTGGCAAAGCAACAGATGCATGGCTTTGGCGGTATGATCACGTTCTTCGTGAAGGGTGGACTTGAGGCTTCTAAGAAGTTCTTGGAATCCGTTCAGGTGTTTGCATTAGCTGAATCTTTAGGCGGAGTTGAGTCTTTGATTGAGCATCCGGCGATTATGACCCATGCCTCGGTCCCTGCAGAACAGCGCAAGGCCCTTGGAATTGATGATTCTTTAATCAGATTGTCGGTCGGAATTGAGGATGTGGGTGATTTGCTAGCGGATCTCGAGCAAGCTTTCGCTCAGCTTAAACGTTAA
- a CDS encoding PLP-dependent cysteine synthase family protein has translation MNKSPGIYDNILQTIGNTPLIRLNKVTQKADQGLKHEFLAKIEYFNPAGSVKDRIGLAMIEAAEKRGELKPGGTIVEATAGNTGLGLALAAAVKGYKCIFVLPEKMSEEKRAMLRAYGARVVMTPMGVEPDDPRSHYSVAKKIAQSLDNCFYANQFHNPDNFDVHYHVTGPEIWEQTGGNIDVFVAGVGTGGTLSGVAKFLKEKNPNIKVICADPYGSILADLFYHGKIVEPPGSWKVEGVGEDMLPENCHLKLYDDFVKVNDQDSFDLTRRLITEEGLCVGPSSALILKAAMTYAEKSLQKPSRIVVLMPDSGRAYMSKAFNDKWLVDNGLLSEEALQKAFNVEVKAADEMKRLNLL, from the coding sequence ATGAATAAAAGCCCTGGTATATACGACAATATTCTACAAACTATTGGTAACACACCATTGATTCGCCTTAATAAAGTCACCCAAAAGGCGGATCAGGGTTTAAAACATGAGTTTTTAGCAAAAATTGAATACTTCAATCCGGCAGGATCGGTGAAAGATCGTATTGGTTTGGCTATGATCGAAGCCGCTGAAAAACGCGGTGAATTGAAGCCCGGTGGAACTATCGTTGAAGCTACAGCCGGTAATACGGGCTTGGGCTTAGCATTAGCAGCAGCCGTTAAAGGATATAAATGTATTTTTGTTCTTCCGGAAAAAATGTCGGAAGAAAAGCGTGCGATGTTGCGCGCCTATGGCGCACGTGTGGTGATGACTCCTATGGGTGTTGAACCTGATGATCCTCGTAGTCACTACTCGGTCGCTAAAAAGATCGCACAGAGCTTAGATAACTGCTTCTATGCGAATCAATTCCACAACCCAGATAATTTCGATGTGCATTACCATGTTACAGGCCCAGAAATTTGGGAGCAAACAGGTGGGAATATCGATGTTTTTGTTGCGGGTGTTGGTACGGGTGGAACTTTGTCTGGCGTAGCGAAGTTTTTAAAAGAGAAAAACCCAAACATCAAAGTTATCTGCGCGGATCCTTATGGAAGTATCTTGGCGGACTTGTTCTATCACGGAAAAATTGTCGAGCCACCGGGATCATGGAAGGTAGAGGGCGTTGGCGAAGACATGTTACCAGAAAACTGCCATTTAAAACTTTACGATGACTTTGTAAAAGTGAACGATCAGGACTCGTTTGACCTGACTCGTCGTCTTATTACTGAAGAAGGTCTCTGTGTAGGTCCTTCAAGCGCCCTGATTTTAAAAGCAGCGATGACTTACGCTGAAAAATCACTGCAAAAACCATCTAGAATCGTGGTTTTAATGCCGGATTCTGGTCGTGCGTATATGTCGAAAGCTTTTAACGATAAATGGTTGGTGGATAATGGTTTACTCAGCGAAGAGGCTTTGCAAAAAGCTTTCAACGTAGAAGTTAAAGCTGCTGACGAAATGAAAAGATTAAACTTACTGTAA
- a CDS encoding carbon-nitrogen hydrolase family protein translates to MSSLLVKVAAALYPIDFFQSFSEWQSKTEKWVSEAAEQKAKYLLFPEYGSMELTSLLDEEVRQNLASQSEALQKYWPEFNKTFQSLAQRYQVYIIAPSFPVYHSETHTTNRVGVFSPSGQYDFQDKLFMTRFEDEEWNVQASEPEVKVFKTEDLSFSISTCFDVEFAFPALAAAHAGAEIIFVPSCTETAKGVHRVHIGARARALENQIYTVVSQTIGEATWSPAVDLNNGFAAIYSTPDVGFTDDGVVATSAWNQSAWLYADLRLSHLSRVRSSGAVLNFKRHQEFLKDKAELYRIIEVKL, encoded by the coding sequence CCCAATTGATTTTTTCCAGTCATTTTCTGAATGGCAAAGTAAAACTGAAAAATGGGTTAGCGAAGCTGCAGAACAAAAAGCAAAATATTTATTATTCCCAGAATATGGTTCGATGGAGCTGACCTCACTTTTGGATGAAGAGGTGCGCCAGAATTTGGCTTCGCAGTCTGAAGCTTTGCAAAAATATTGGCCCGAATTCAACAAGACATTTCAAAGCCTAGCACAAAGATATCAGGTCTATATTATCGCGCCTAGTTTTCCTGTGTATCACTCGGAAACTCATACGACTAATCGGGTGGGTGTCTTTTCTCCGAGTGGTCAATACGACTTTCAAGACAAACTATTTATGACTCGTTTTGAAGATGAAGAGTGGAATGTGCAAGCCTCTGAGCCCGAAGTAAAAGTTTTTAAAACTGAGGATCTAAGTTTTTCTATTTCAACTTGCTTTGATGTGGAATTTGCCTTTCCCGCTTTGGCGGCGGCTCACGCGGGTGCTGAAATTATTTTTGTCCCTAGTTGTACCGAGACGGCAAAAGGAGTACATCGTGTGCATATCGGAGCGCGTGCGCGCGCTTTGGAAAATCAAATCTATACAGTTGTTTCGCAAACAATTGGCGAGGCGACGTGGTCTCCGGCTGTGGATTTAAATAATGGCTTTGCCGCGATTTATTCAACGCCGGATGTGGGTTTTACAGATGATGGAGTTGTGGCGACAAGTGCATGGAACCAAAGTGCATGGCTGTATGCAGATTTAAGATTGTCTCATTTATCACGCGTAAGAAGTTCGGGCGCTGTTTTAAACTTCAAAAGACATCAGGAGTTTTTGAAAGATAAAGCAGAACTTTATCGAATAATAGAAGTTAAGCTCTAA